The Panicum virgatum strain AP13 chromosome 3N, P.virgatum_v5, whole genome shotgun sequence genome includes the window GCGAATCTAGCACCGGGTctaggggggctccagcccctctAGACCCGAAAAGCCAATGGAGCCCCTCCTTCATTTTTTGAGAAGAAATAAtaaggaagaaggggaggaagaagaaaggaaaggattggaagaagaaatcagccCCTCCTTTAATTATTTCTAGATCCGCCAATGTGGAACATAACATGACAAGTTAATTTGAATTATCAAGCACTTCAATAAAGCTTAACCTCTAAACAATCAAGCAATTTATTCAGAAAATATCAAAGAGTGGTGGCTGAATTTCCATCAGAGAACCAACAGGAGCTATAGTTCAGACCATCGTGCATCTTATCCCGCAACTAAGAGGAGAAACAAACcgacctccaaggtatccatgCATCTCATCCCAACGAAAGATAGGCTTAGGTCTAAAGGCTTGCCATCTTTTCACACATGGTATTTTGCGCCAGAGATTGTCTTTTCAAGATGAAATGCAAAGATCATAATGGGCAATAGCCAATAGGGCATCTTACATCTCGGTGCATCTTTCTCCTCCATAACATAGTCATGTTTTCAAGAAGAATGCAAAAATAGACTGAAGACCTATATGCATGTTCAAACTATCTACGGCAAAAAAAAGCAGACTGAAGACCTACATGCAAGTTCGAACGATCTTCAACATCTGATTCAACTAACTAAAGGCACGGTGGAAAACATATTAAATTGGGAAAGACGAGCAGCAAGGGAGACGGTCTTCTTGGTGGcgtgcggcgagggcggcgaccTTCTTGGTGGTGCGCGGTAGATCAGGCGCGATGGCATCGGCGAGGACGCTGGCAGGCATAATGACCAcagaagagaaagagaaggaTGAGGGAACTCACAGGGATAACTGAAATCCTGCCAACGGCAGACGCTTACGGGACTGTTCGTGGCAGCGGCTTTTCGGTGGACAGCAGTCGACGGGAACCAACAAAACTGGGTCGTGCTGTCAGAGAGatcgtggtggcggcgctggattGATCGTGGGACACTGGTGACTCTGTTCGGCGGCGCAGCGAGGATGGTGGCCTCGgtccgaggcggcggcagcgcgaggTGGGCGTGGCGAGGTATGCGGAAGGGATCGTGTGAGCGCGGCGCAGCAAGGACGGTGGCGTCGGTTTGAGGCGGTGGCAGAGGCGCGATGAACCGAGTGCGGACTGGATCGTGTGAGCAGTAATCCCGACCTTAAGGGTAACGATTCAGGCGGGAGGGACAAAACGCCGAGGGGGCAACAGATGGAAGCGACGTAACATCACCATCTTGAACTTATTAGTTGTAGAGATTCTTAATCACCCAATTAAATTGATATTTTATTTGCAATAAAAATATTTCgtacttatttatttttcttgggATCACGTAAAGCTGTAACTCCGCTTTCGATCTCGGAATGCAAACACCAAACATAATAGCTTCGTCAGCAACGCAGCCGTCTTCCGGAAGGGCCCACTTGCCAGCCAGCATTTCTCCCGGCCCCGCAGTTCGATCTCGTCGTTCTTCGGAATCGGCACCCGCCGCCGTCCCTTCTCTCTCGCTCGTTCTCTCTTTCGTCTTCCCCGCGTCTCCGGCGAGGCTGCGCCAGTGCGCCGACATCACACCTTGCACTCACCGCGAACAGAGGGGGAAGGAGATGGACCCGGAGCTTTTGGAGCTGCAGCGGCAGCTGGAGGCGGCGCAGAGCGCGCGGTCGAGCGTGCGGCTATCCGAGCGGAACGTGGTagagctggtgcagaagctgcAGGAGCGCGGCATCATTGATTTCGAACTCCTCCACACCACCTCCGGGAAGGAGTACATCACATCCGTacgtcctccgccgccctcATCTGTCTCGTTGGAATCAGATTTACCTCAACCATTAACCTCTAATTTGGGGGGAGTAAATAACCTAGTCTGAGATTTGGGGGTTAACGATTTGAACCGTGGCGCCAAGGGAGGATTCCTTTACTCTCCACTTCCTCGGTTTATAGCCAAGTAGTTTCCAAAGCAGTGAAGCCCATGAGAACTTGTTCAGGTGAATTGGTGTTTTCGATTGGGCATTGAGTGATATGGAGCAAACCCGTAGATTGGTTGTAGCGTTCACAAGGAAGATTTATTCTCTGGCATATTTTGACTGGGATAGCAGGCATAAGAAATTCCTATCAAGTAGCATATTTGGATGTCTCTAGCAGGTTAAGACTCCTTGCTGAATATTAATCTTCTCCAGTTTAGTTCAAAGCACCCGCTCGATTGACAATTCATTGTTTTTAGCTGATATGGTCATCTATGGCGTGGCAGGACCATTTGAAGCATGAGATTAAGATGGAGATCAAGAAGCAAGGCCGCGCATCCCTAGTTGACCTATCAGATACCCTGGGTGTAGATCTTTACCATGTCGAGAGGCAATCACAGAAGGTTGTCTCAGACGATCCCACTCTAATGTTGATAAATGGTGAGATCATGTCACAATCTTACTGGAACACTGTGACAGAAGAGATaaatgaaaagctgcaggagcgCAGCCAGATTGCCTTGGCTGAGATTGCTGCTCAGCTGCATATTGGATCAGAGCTTGTTATCAGTATCCTCGAGCCTCGGCTTGGAACTATTGTAAGCTTCTCATGGTTTTTCTTGTAGCTGTAGTTCATTTGCCGCTGTTCAGTAATTTGAATCTAACAATCTTGATACAATCTGCGATTTAAAAAATTATGTATTAGCTGCTTTAAATGGATCAGCTCTTAGAACTTAGAAGAACAATAACATGCTTTCAGGCAGTACTGTATGTGTTTAGTCTCTGCTATTTCTGTTGCTTCATTTCACGGGTCATTGGCATTTGTCTTCCCAAATCTGATGCTTAGCATCAGAACGTTTAGTCAATTTCCCCATGTTCTAAATTTGACTATAAGATAATTGAATCTCCCCGTTGCAATATGCTACACCATTTTCAAATTTTACATGtatgccaattttttttttttaaaaactttTGCATATATGTTATGCTATTATTATTGCCCTCCTTCCAGGTGAAAGGAAGGCTAGAAGGTGGACAGCTATATACTCCAGCTTATGTCTCACGAATTACTGCCATGGTCCGTGGTGCGGCAAGGGGTACAACAGTCCCAACAAACTTGCCATCTGTTTGGAACTCCTTACAGCAACAGCTTCAAGAGATGCATGGTGCTAGTGGAGTTTCTGTGGAAGGTTCATTCTTCCAGTCCATTTTCAATGGTTTGCTAAAAGAAGGTGCTGTACTGGGATCAATCCGCGCTGGAGGGCAGTGGACACCAGCTGTAAGATCTGCAATTGTTTACTTGATATTCTTGATTCTTAAACTGTGTTTAACATTCTTGCGTTTCTCTTCTCTTTTAGGTTTTTGCCCATGCTCAAAAGGAGAGTGTTGATGCTTTTTTCTCACAGGTTGAGATATTTGTAACTTACATTTTACTTCCTAAATTTCATTATATGTTAGATCAGTTAGTTGAGCTAGTGGCACAACCAGACTTCACAGAACAAAATGTGTAGGAACCTAGACACGACCTAAACTATGTGTGTGTGGTATTTCTGCATTTACATGCACAATCACCCATGCATGCCCACCTGCCACACACTGGTGGTTTCTTGTTAGTACTACTCAAATCTCTATGTCTAGTATTTAACACAATCAACTTTATTTATATCACGTACTCTGCATATTGTCGTGCATCATCTCTCTTTGTATTGACTTGTTCATTTTTTTGTACAGAACTCTTATATTGGGTATGACGTGCTTCAGAAACTTGCAATCCCTCAGCCTAAACAGTACCTGGAGGTACTTGAGTTGATGTGCACTTTCTGTCCCAGGCATCTTTATTTGCATATACCGTTTAAGTGTTTATCTAATTATTTACTGTAGGCCCGATATCCAGATGGTATTGCACTGGATGCTGTTTTTGTTCATCCTTCTGTGGTTGACATGCTCGATACTGCTGTTGGTGATGCAATTGATAATGGACACTGGTATTGATAAGTTTCATATCTCAAAAGTTAATTGTGATTTTTCACTTCTATCTACTACAAGCACCTAACTATGCACATATGAGAAAAAATATTAAGCCTCTCAGTTCTCTTTGATTCTATCCCTATGCACATGGTGTTGATTACAAAAATGCTTTGATATATTTCATCATAGCAGAGGATCAAAGGATGTAAACTGTTCAAATGATAACGAGCTACAGAAACAAATTATACAGTAAATTTAGTTCACACTTTGCAGTAATTAACAGTTATGTTCATGGAAACAGCTGGGACTGTATAGACAATTTTGAGTAGCACGATTATATCTTTTGCAGCATTTTCCTAGGTGCATGCAATTTCACTGGTTTGCTGCTATGCCAACTACTTTTGTGGTTTCAGGATTGATTCTCTTTCGGTTCTTCCCTCATATATTACTGGCCCTGATGCAACCAGAATTTTGTCCATCTGTCCATCCCTGCAGAAGGCTATCAAGGTGGGTGCCTTTAAGTAGTACTAGTTGTAGATTTCTCATGATGACCAAACATGTTTCTTTTGCAGTCTTCTAAAGCAGTGTTATTTGGAGAATCATGTGTCTTTAGTAACGTGTTTATTAAGGTGAGTCCTCAAGGCTTCATGATCTTGCAATAACCTTTCTTGCAGTTGTATGCTCTTTGTATtttatgccattacaatttctgAATTAATGTAATGTCCCTACTGTTGGaaaggtaggatgcgtataatgcggtcgatgtattgcaatgagccccttgggcggtatatataggagtacaagacttggagggcaagacacctcccctagagataaggaaggctatcatgggattacatcaatcctaaactaccatatctggagttgcctaatatactctaacatcccccccgcaatcgtagcggtagcaacacgaacggtcagactggagaacaatggagacgtatccccctgcagtcggaacgtcggtgcgaaagctttgactggagactcatgcagatgatagccctttagtgccGTAGTAGCCGAGGTCGAGGTGAacgtggtcgaagccgtggagggggcgcgggtcgaAGCGTCGTCGAGATGCTCGAGTACgcaaactcagcagcttcttgccgaagacagcagcaggacggtgcggcggatgacgatggtagacggcgcggtttgcgacttaggtcacgctcaggacaggggtggcgacgacgcaggttgcagcaagtgtcgcgctcagatcaggggtggcgacgacgtcttccttcaggaacatcggcGGCGATGTCCGCGCGAGAACGGCTGGAGGTGCGGAGGCGGATCGAGCgcctgcttgacgaagaccggcggcgagtggcgccaccgcctgaaaaggcggcGACACCGGTAAGGTGGCTTGATCACGAACGTCGTCGCTGCAGCCTAGAGGGCGCAACAACCTCGTCCTTCGGGAGGGTCGACGATGGATCGAAGACGAAcggcagggcgacgcaaaccgatcttagatcggaaaaagggaaaatcagcagcagcatcaagacGAACCTGCGGGTACAATCTCGGGTGCACCAAGTAATGCCCCCCAAACCTTATCCTCATCCGCCTGTTGGCCAGAGGACAAAGGAAGGGGCAAAAACAGAGGGGGCGAGACCCGAGCGGCCTCTGCTCTAGCTACGGGGTGGACCGGCGGCCCCCGGGCCGCCCTTGCAGTCGCATCCTCGcgcccaaggcggcggcggaagcggcgCTGAGGACGAAGGGGACGCAGGCTTGACTGCGCGGAGGAGAGAGCCGGCGATGGAAGGCGGGAGGGGCGAAGCCCCTGGGCGCTGCGgcccggcggcgacgtcgatcgGCGGTGCGGTGGCCCGCCGGCCTCGATGGCGCAGTGGCCTGGCGTCCCCGCGGTGGTCCTCCGCAGCCACGCACTCGCGCTCATGGCAGCGGTGCGGCGGTGCTGGTAGGAGTCGGGGCGCCTGGCCTGATGCGCGGGAGGGGCGGGCGGATCCGGATGCGGAGCCGAGAGGGAGGACGACGCTGAGGCATGCAGGCCCAGTGGCGCCCCCATGGCGATGTGGTACCCGACGGGGACGTCGAGCGGCGCCGCCTGGGAAGAGGTAGGTCCTTCTGCTGTgcttgacgacgacggcggcgcagatcagagggatccgcggcgcatcctaggagggcgctgcccccggcggagatcaaTCTCGATCTCCCCGGGGGGCGTGCGGGTgcagcggaagcggcggcgcggctagggtCAGGATCTCGTAACCTAGGCGTCTGATGCCATGTAGGaaaggtaggatgcgtataatgcggtcgatgtattgcaatgagctccttgggcggtatatataggagtacaagacttggagggcaaggcacctcccctagagataagaaaggctatcacgggattacatcaatcctaaactatcatatctggagttgcctaatatactctaacacctACTTTTATGAACAATATCAGGGTATTTTTGATCGACTTGAGAAAGATATGGACTCTTTTGGTATTGGACATAGTGTTGGTCAAGGAAGGCCTGTGAATATGAATCTGTGTAGTGAGCACAAAACAGGATCTGGTCAGTACTCAGAAACAAAAGTTCTTGGTGATAATGATGCTGGCAGTACTGGTGTTTCATCAGACAGAGGGTCAAAGAAGAAAAGGGGGAAAGGGACAGGGTCTGCCAAAGGTGGTTCACTTGAAAAGGATGACGACAACGAAGAAAGTATTCCTGTTAAGGGAAAGAAAGCTCATAGGAAAAACAAGGATGTTGGTTCATCTGGCGATGTAAAACACGGTGGTAAAAAAGCTTCAGAGAAAATGAAAGAGAGTACAAATATCTTTCCTGATGAATTGATAGAGCAGAAGGTTTTGGCTGTTGCTCCAGAATTAGAGGAGCTGGGAGGTTAGGAATTAGATCAATATTTAGATGATAGTTTCTGTTGACTTGAAGTGATTCTAAAAGATTTTCTAATTGTTTAAATGAATATTAGGCTCTGATGACTCAAATGCCCCCCTTAAATTGTTGTCTTCTCACCTGAGGCCAATGCTTGTTGACTCATGGATGAAGAAACGGAACACTATGCTGTCAGGAAATGCTGAAAGGAGGCGACGCTTGCTTGATAATCTGCAGAAGCAGATAGATGAGGTAATCAGCTCATTCATCCCATCGGTTTCATTTTGTACTGTCCCTGCTTTGGTTTCCTAGGCTGTGTTACCCGGACACCCGTGTCTTAATTTTTTTGCCGAGTCGGATACCCCGCACCCGTGTCGGATTCCAAGTGTTATTTGCCGTGTCCCCGAAAATTCTAACGAATCGGACACCCGCACCCGAGTCGGACACCGACACCAGCACCCGTGTCCATGTAACACTATTCCTAGGTAGCTGTCTTGGAATTGTTGATCTTATTCAATATATGTTTTGCCTCATGATTTGTCATTGCTTCTCTATTCTAATTTATAAATTGCTTTTCTGCACCCTTTTATGTCATGTGACCATTTCAATGATTTTATGTCATGTGACCATTTCAATGATATTTTCGTATATTCTTTATCTGCTTTTTTAGTGTAATTCTTTGTCTGCTGTGATCAGGCTGTCCTGGATATGCAACTCTATGAAAAAGCTTTGGATGTATTTGAGGATGATCCGGCTACTTCCGTAAGCTGCCATAGGCATCATTCTCACAAGATTGCTTGCTTCTCAATTAGTTGTGAGCATTTAACTTATGGTCCTTTTGATTATCATTTTTTCCTTGGTTGCAGGGTATCCTACACAAGCATCTGCTAAAAAGTATGGGCACTCCAATAGTTGACAAAGT containing:
- the LOC120664061 gene encoding E3 UFM1-protein ligase 1 homolog isoform X7, which translates into the protein MDPELLELQRQLEAAQSARSSVRLSERNVVELVQKLQERGIIDFELLHTTSGKEYITSDHLKHEIKMEIKKQGRASLVDLSDTLGVDLYHVERQSQKVVSDDPTLMLINGEIMSQSYWNTVTEEINEKLQERSQIALAEIAAQLHIGSELVISILEPRLGTIVKGRLEGGQLYTPAYVSRITAMVRGAARGTTVPTNLPSVWNSLQQQLQEMHGASGVSVEGSFFQSIFNGLLKEGAVLGSIRAGGQWTPAVFAHAQKESVDAFFSQNSYIGYDVLQKLAIPQPKQYLEARYPDGIALDAVFVHPSVVDMLDTAVGDAIDNGHWIDSLSVLPSYITGPDATRILSICPSLQKAIKSSKAVLFGESCVFSNVFIKKRNTMLSGNAERRRRLLDNLQKQIDEAVLDMQLYEKALDVFEDDPATSGILHKHLLKSMGTPIVDKVLITLDKDRKLKNGMEVEDSEDEHVQLSTADRTSLVKDLPGALSLKAQALIEALEGKRFNSFMDALRDILEESGLTFKKLDKRLERTMLHSYRKDLTAQVSSESDPVSFLPKVVALLFLQAYNKALQAPGRAVGAVIALLKKHRALHHVPEKDREPDHQTTHLLHLQHQWNRQHFLTHAQQDTMRPRLPTSLCFRTFCSRISCQLQPTRYWLIITALQ
- the LOC120664061 gene encoding E3 UFM1-protein ligase 1 homolog isoform X2, with amino-acid sequence MDPELLELQRQLEAAQSARSSVRLSERNVVELVQKLQERGIIDFELLHTTSGKEYITSDHLKHEIKMEIKKQGRASLVDLSDTLGVDLYHVERQSQKVVSDDPTLMLINGEIMSQSYWNTVTEEINEKLQERSQIALAEIAAQLHIGSELVISILEPRLGTIVKGRLEGGQLYTPAYVSRITAMVRGAARGTTVPTNLPSVWNSLQQQLQEMHGASGVSVEGSFFQSIFNGLLKEGAVLGSIRAGGQWTPAVFAHAQKESVDAFFSQNSYIGYDVLQKLAIPQPKQYLEARYPDGIALDAVFVHPSVVDMLDTAVGDAIDNGHWIDSLSVLPSYITGPDATRILSICPSLQKAIKSSKAVLFGESCVFSNVFIKGIFDRLEKDMDSFGIGHSVGQGRPVNMNLCSEHKTGSGQYSETKVLGDNDAGSTGVSSDRGSKKKRGKGTGSAKGGSLEKDDDNEESIPVKGKKAHRKNKDVGSSGDVKHGGKKASEKMKESTNIFPDELIEQKVLAVAPELEELGGSDDSNAPLKLLSSHLRPMLVDSWMKKRNTMLSGNAERRRRLLDNLQKQIDEAVLDMQLYEKALDVFEDDPATSGILHKHLLKSMGTPIVDKVLITLDKDRKLKNGMEVEDSEDEHVQLSTADRTSLVKDLPGALSLKAQALIEALEGKRFNSFMDALRDILEESGLTFKKLDKRLERTMLHSYRKDLTAQVSSESDPVSFLPKVVALLFLQAYNKALQAPGRAVGAVIALLKDKLPASTYKVLADYHSTTVKLLALQAAATDDEEDCASDRMREKKEDLEERLMPELKSLVLGTSKE
- the LOC120664061 gene encoding E3 UFM1-protein ligase 1 homolog isoform X1, with product MDPELLELQRQLEAAQSARSSVRLSERNVVELVQKLQERGIIDFELLHTTSGKEYITSDHLKHEIKMEIKKQGRASLVDLSDTLGVDLYHVERQSQKVVSDDPTLMLINGEIMSQSYWNTVTEEINEKLQERSQIALAEIAAQLHIGSELVISILEPRLGTIVKGRLEGGQLYTPAYVSRITAMVRGAARGTTVPTNLPSVWNSLQQQLQEMHGASGVSVEGSFFQSIFNGLLKEGAVLGSIRAGGQWTPAVFAHAQKESVDAFFSQNSYIGYDVLQKLAIPQPKQYLEARYPDGIALDAVFVHPSVVDMLDTAVGDAIDNGHWIDSLSVLPSYITGPDATRILSICPSLQKAIKSSKAVLFGESCVFSNVFIKGIFDRLEKDMDSFGIGHSVGQGRPVNMNLCSEHKTGSGQYSETKVLGDNDAGSTGVSSDRGSKKKRGKGTGSAKGGSLEKDDDNEESIPVKGKKAHRKNKDVGSSGDVKHGGKKASEKMKESTNIFPDELIEQKVLAVAPELEELGGSDDSNAPLKLLSSHLRPMLVDSWMKKRNTMLSGNAERRRRLLDNLQKQIDEAVLDMQLYEKALDVFEDDPATSGILHKHLLKSMGTPIVDKVLITLDKDRKLKNGMEVEDSEDEHVQLSTADRTSLVKDLPGALSLKAQALIEALEGKRFNSFMDALRDILEESGLTFKKLDKRLERTMLHSYRKDLTAQVSSESDPVSFLPKVVALLFLQAYNKALQAPGRAVGAVIALLKKHRALHHVPEKDREPDHQTTHLLHLQHQWNRQHFLTHAQQDTMRPRLPTSLCFRTFCSRISCQLQPTRYWLIITALQ
- the LOC120664061 gene encoding E3 UFM1-protein ligase 1 homolog isoform X3 yields the protein MDPELLELQRQLEAAQSARSSVRLSERNVVELVQKLQERGIIDFELLHTTSGKEYITSDHLKHEIKMEIKKQGRASLVDLSDTLGVDLYHVERQSQKVVSDDPTLMLINGEIMSQSYWNTVTEEINEKLQERSQIALAEIAAQLHIGSELVISILEPRLGTIVKGRLEGGQLYTPAYVSRITAMVRGAARGTTVPTNLPSVWNSLQQQLQEMHGASGVSVEGSFFQSIFNGLLKEGAVLGSIRAGGQWTPAVFAHAQKESVDAFFSQNSYIGYDVLQKLAIPQPKQYLEARYPDGIALDAVFVHPSVVDMLDTAVGDAIDNGHWIDSLSVLPSYITGPDATRILSICPSLQKAIKSSKAVLFGESCVFSNVFIKGIFDRLEKDMDSFGIGHSVGQGRPVNMNLCSEHKTGSGQYSETKVLGDNDAGSTGVSSDRGSKKKRGKGTGSAKGGSLEKDDDNEESIPVKGKKAHRKNKDVGSSGDVKHGGKKASEKMKESTNIFPDELIEQKVLAVAPELEELGGSDDSNAPLKLLSSHLRPMLVDSWMKKRNTMLSGNAERRRRLLDNLQKQIDEAVLDMQLYEKALDVFEDDPATSGILHKHLLKSMGTPIVDKVLITLDKDRKLKNGMEVEDSEDEHVQLSTADRTSLVKDLPGALSLKAQALIEALEGKRFNSFMDALRDILEESGLTFKKLDKRLERTMLHSYRKDLTAQVSSESDPVSFLPKVVALLFLQAYNKALQAPGRAVGAVIALLKHQWNRQHFLTHAQQDTMRPRLPTSLCFRTFCSRISCQLQPTRYWLIITALQ
- the LOC120664061 gene encoding E3 UFM1-protein ligase 1 homolog isoform X5, with the protein product MDPELLELQRQLEAAQSARSSVRLSERNVVELVQKLQERGIIDFELLHTTSGKEYITSDHLKHEIKMEIKKQGRASLVDLSDTLGVDLYHVERQSQKVVSDDPTLMLINGEIMSQSYWNTVTEEINEKLQERSQIALAEIAAQLHIGSELVISILEPRLGTIVKGRLEGGQLYTPAYVSRITAMVRGAARGTTVPTNLPSVWNSLQQQLQEMHGASGVSVEGSFFQSIFNGLLKEGAVLGSIRAGGQWTPAVFAHAQKESVDAFFSQNSYIGYDVLQKLAIPQPKQYLEARYPDGIALDAVFVHPSVVDMLDTAVGDAIDNGHWIDSLSVLPSYITGPDATRILSICPSLQKAIKSSKAVLFGESCVFSNVFIKGIFDRLEKDMDSFGIGHSVGQGRPVNMNLCSEHKTGSGQYSETKVLGDNDAGSTGVSSDRGSKKKRGKGTGSAKGGSLEKDDDNEESIPVKGKKAHRKNKDVGSSGDVKHGGKKASEKMKESTNIFPDELIEQKVLAVAPELEELGGSDDSNAPLKLLSSHLRPMLVDSWMKKRNTMLSGNAERRRRLLDNLQKQIDEAVLDMQLYEKALDVFEDDPATSGILHKHLLKSMGTPIVDKVLITLDKDRKLKNGMEVEDSEDEHVQLSTADRTSLVKDLPGALSLKAQALIEALEGKRFNSFMDALRDILEESGLTFKKLDKRLERTMLHSYRKDLTAQVSSESDPVSFLPKVVALLFLQAYNKALQAPGRAVGAVIALLK
- the LOC120664061 gene encoding E3 UFM1-protein ligase 1 homolog isoform X6, which translates into the protein MEIKKQGRASLVDLSDTLGVDLYHVERQSQKVVSDDPTLMLINGEIMSQSYWNTVTEEINEKLQERSQIALAEIAAQLHIGSELVISILEPRLGTIVKGRLEGGQLYTPAYVSRITAMVRGAARGTTVPTNLPSVWNSLQQQLQEMHGASGVSVEGSFFQSIFNGLLKEGAVLGSIRAGGQWTPAVFAHAQKESVDAFFSQNSYIGYDVLQKLAIPQPKQYLEARYPDGIALDAVFVHPSVVDMLDTAVGDAIDNGHWIDSLSVLPSYITGPDATRILSICPSLQKAIKSSKAVLFGESCVFSNVFIKGIFDRLEKDMDSFGIGHSVGQGRPVNMNLCSEHKTGSGQYSETKVLGDNDAGSTGVSSDRGSKKKRGKGTGSAKGGSLEKDDDNEESIPVKGKKAHRKNKDVGSSGDVKHGGKKASEKMKESTNIFPDELIEQKVLAVAPELEELGGSDDSNAPLKLLSSHLRPMLVDSWMKKRNTMLSGNAERRRRLLDNLQKQIDEAVLDMQLYEKALDVFEDDPATSGILHKHLLKSMGTPIVDKVLITLDKDRKLKNGMEVEDSEDEHVQLSTADRTSLVKDLPGALSLKAQALIEALEGKRFNSFMDALRDILEESGLTFKKLDKRLERTMLHSYRKDLTAQVSSESDPVSFLPKVVALLFLQAYNKALQAPGRAVGAVIALLKDKLPASTYKVLADYHSTTVKLLALQAAATDDEEDCASDRMREKKEDLEERLMPELKSLVLGTSKE
- the LOC120664061 gene encoding E3 UFM1-protein ligase 1 homolog isoform X4, which translates into the protein MEIKKQGRASLVDLSDTLGVDLYHVERQSQKVVSDDPTLMLINGEIMSQSYWNTVTEEINEKLQERSQIALAEIAAQLHIGSELVISILEPRLGTIVKGRLEGGQLYTPAYVSRITAMVRGAARGTTVPTNLPSVWNSLQQQLQEMHGASGVSVEGSFFQSIFNGLLKEGAVLGSIRAGGQWTPAVFAHAQKESVDAFFSQNSYIGYDVLQKLAIPQPKQYLEARYPDGIALDAVFVHPSVVDMLDTAVGDAIDNGHWIDSLSVLPSYITGPDATRILSICPSLQKAIKSSKAVLFGESCVFSNVFIKGIFDRLEKDMDSFGIGHSVGQGRPVNMNLCSEHKTGSGQYSETKVLGDNDAGSTGVSSDRGSKKKRGKGTGSAKGGSLEKDDDNEESIPVKGKKAHRKNKDVGSSGDVKHGGKKASEKMKESTNIFPDELIEQKVLAVAPELEELGGSDDSNAPLKLLSSHLRPMLVDSWMKKRNTMLSGNAERRRRLLDNLQKQIDEAVLDMQLYEKALDVFEDDPATSGILHKHLLKSMGTPIVDKVLITLDKDRKLKNGMEVEDSEDEHVQLSTADRTSLVKDLPGALSLKAQALIEALEGKRFNSFMDALRDILEESGLTFKKLDKRLERTMLHSYRKDLTAQVSSESDPVSFLPKVVALLFLQAYNKALQAPGRAVGAVIALLKKHRALHHVPEKDREPDHQTTHLLHLQHQWNRQHFLTHAQQDTMRPRLPTSLCFRTFCSRISCQLQPTRYWLIITALQ